The following are from one region of the Paraglaciecola sp. L1A13 genome:
- a CDS encoding TonB-dependent receptor: protein MSLNKKHNCTPEFHLTAGPAFAVRPAAKWIKAAIIAGMTTTTAFALQAQETQAALDENEAELEIIDVVGSRRTIQDQIAIKRESNTVVDGLSSEDIGDLPALSIGEALESITGAASHRENGGATEITIRGLGPFLSATYINGRQATNGSGDRSVNFSQFPSELVKKVAIYKTQDASMIEGGVAGVISLETVQPLDFGKQRIQGEIKGNYNPDEGNVDNALQGDLGFRGTLSYVDQFEFDNGKALGVSFGVQRQDISQPEAEYRSSSPTGSSLWACLNDPTNTNEGFYRSSAGDCEDQVNGSSNQGYDTSIDPETGKAVSDGTPYAWTGSSRSYRQNETSDERDAFFLALQFQPSEAWDINFDAQVSDRTQQESRHDLIFLQKRATPGLTGPTLVTNQVGGILHWEGQERIESAGEEFSREENYRGYGVNIEHYATEALTINFDASYSKTEREELQVSNRGRTADRQFFSWDMGENIPHFTLTDFDVSDISNYTDSLRTRIDKENTRDNEIKSARLDFDYALNGEVFTSIQAGLRTSELSFIQYGGSQGNGSRNEYNLNTDVTSALEVLESCQKSFPESDFLSSVSDGNIVTNVDSAGNVISSGTGSSWATYDNICFSKAVAASQGGEFAYPELEYENSGTIDVTEKTNSAYVMTSYDTEMFGKLIRGNFGVRVVDTEVTSIGFRNTFDVVTDELGILSLVTGDSLEKIQGGGDYTEVLPSVNLVVNYSDDILLRGGIYRGMSRADPSDLGYSRTFQTDDDIAPTSLADLLVGVNGSGNPNTQPLMSWNYDVAFEWYPNEDSIFAFGVYYKQFQGGFQQETVLENFEIDGENFALPVTSAVTTDNESDLFGIETSIAYRWDSGIGIKIGYNYADTDFEFEDSLYGDTFITDLDGNTTQLSAGIIPPGSVPGFSEHVFSTQVYYQIGDLDTAVIYKYRSEYFQPYTSNGTRLRYVDEVGVWEARASYKVNDHVRVKVEAINLFSAPKSQDYYVQGNLGEVNDYGPRLFAGVSVKY, encoded by the coding sequence ATGTCGTTGAACAAAAAACACAATTGTACACCTGAATTCCACCTTACAGCGGGGCCTGCTTTTGCCGTTCGCCCAGCAGCGAAATGGATAAAAGCAGCGATTATTGCTGGGATGACCACAACGACTGCATTCGCCTTGCAAGCACAAGAAACGCAAGCCGCACTAGACGAGAATGAAGCAGAGCTTGAGATCATTGACGTAGTAGGCTCGCGACGAACCATTCAGGATCAAATTGCCATTAAACGAGAGTCAAACACAGTGGTTGATGGGCTCTCTTCGGAGGATATTGGCGACTTACCTGCGCTTTCTATCGGTGAAGCATTAGAATCTATTACTGGCGCAGCTTCTCACCGGGAAAATGGCGGTGCCACAGAAATTACCATTCGTGGTTTGGGACCATTTTTAAGTGCAACTTACATCAATGGCCGCCAAGCAACTAATGGCAGCGGTGACCGCTCGGTCAACTTCTCGCAATTCCCATCGGAATTAGTAAAAAAAGTCGCTATTTATAAAACCCAAGACGCATCGATGATTGAAGGGGGCGTAGCGGGAGTTATTTCGCTTGAAACAGTGCAACCCCTCGATTTTGGTAAGCAACGTATCCAAGGTGAAATAAAAGGTAATTATAACCCAGACGAAGGTAACGTAGACAACGCTCTACAAGGCGACTTAGGGTTTCGTGGTACCTTAAGCTACGTTGATCAGTTCGAGTTCGATAATGGCAAAGCCCTAGGGGTATCGTTTGGTGTACAACGCCAAGACATTAGCCAACCTGAAGCTGAGTACCGAAGCTCAAGTCCAACCGGTTCCTCTTTATGGGCATGCTTAAACGACCCAACCAATACTAACGAGGGTTTCTATCGTAGTAGTGCCGGTGACTGTGAAGATCAGGTGAACGGAAGCAGTAACCAAGGATACGATACGTCTATCGATCCTGAGACGGGTAAAGCGGTGAGTGACGGAACACCGTACGCTTGGACTGGCAGTAGCCGCAGCTACCGTCAAAACGAGACGTCCGATGAACGGGATGCATTTTTCTTAGCCTTGCAATTTCAACCTTCAGAAGCTTGGGATATTAATTTTGACGCGCAAGTGTCAGATAGAACGCAACAAGAGTCTCGTCACGATTTAATATTTTTACAAAAACGCGCTACACCAGGCCTAACTGGGCCAACTTTAGTCACAAATCAGGTGGGTGGTATTCTGCACTGGGAAGGCCAAGAACGTATTGAATCAGCAGGTGAAGAATTTTCTCGAGAAGAGAACTATCGCGGCTACGGTGTGAATATTGAGCATTACGCAACAGAAGCACTCACCATTAATTTTGATGCCTCTTACTCTAAAACTGAGCGTGAAGAACTGCAAGTTTCTAATAGAGGCCGCACTGCTGACAGGCAGTTCTTTAGTTGGGATATGGGAGAGAATATTCCTCACTTTACCTTAACCGACTTCGATGTGAGTGACATTAGTAATTACACCGACAGTCTGCGCACCCGTATCGATAAAGAAAACACTCGAGATAATGAAATAAAGTCGGCGCGCCTAGACTTTGATTACGCATTAAATGGTGAGGTTTTCACTAGCATTCAAGCGGGTCTTAGAACATCTGAACTGAGCTTTATTCAGTATGGCGGTAGCCAAGGTAATGGATCAAGAAATGAGTATAACTTAAATACCGACGTAACATCAGCCCTTGAAGTGCTGGAGAGCTGCCAAAAGTCTTTCCCTGAGTCTGACTTTTTATCCAGTGTCTCAGACGGTAATATTGTTACCAATGTAGACAGCGCAGGCAATGTTATTAGCAGTGGTACAGGGTCTTCTTGGGCTACCTACGACAACATATGTTTCTCAAAAGCGGTTGCTGCTTCCCAAGGCGGAGAGTTCGCATACCCAGAGTTAGAGTATGAAAATAGCGGTACCATTGATGTAACAGAAAAAACCAATTCTGCCTATGTCATGACCAGTTATGACACAGAAATGTTTGGTAAATTGATTCGCGGTAACTTTGGTGTACGTGTTGTTGATACTGAGGTGACATCTATTGGCTTTCGAAACACGTTCGATGTGGTCACTGACGAATTAGGCATTCTTAGTTTGGTAACGGGCGACTCACTTGAAAAAATACAAGGCGGCGGAGACTACACGGAAGTGTTGCCTAGTGTTAACTTAGTGGTTAACTACAGTGATGATATTCTACTGCGTGGTGGTATTTACCGTGGAATGTCACGCGCCGATCCGTCGGATTTGGGTTATAGCCGTACCTTTCAAACCGATGATGATATAGCGCCAACCTCACTTGCAGATCTGCTAGTCGGCGTGAATGGCTCAGGTAATCCAAATACACAACCGCTAATGTCATGGAACTACGACGTAGCATTTGAGTGGTACCCAAATGAAGATTCTATCTTTGCGTTCGGCGTTTATTACAAGCAGTTTCAAGGCGGATTTCAGCAAGAAACCGTGTTAGAAAACTTTGAAATAGATGGCGAAAATTTTGCACTGCCCGTAACAAGTGCTGTGACAACAGATAATGAGAGTGATTTATTCGGTATCGAGACGTCAATTGCCTATCGTTGGGACAGTGGTATTGGTATTAAAATTGGCTATAACTATGCTGATACTGATTTCGAATTCGAAGACAGTTTATACGGCGACACATTTATTACCGACTTAGACGGAAACACCACTCAGCTTAGTGCGGGGATCATCCCTCCTGGCTCAGTACCTGGCTTTTCGGAACATGTATTTAGCACTCAGGTGTACTACCAAATTGGCGACTTAGACACGGCAGTGATTTATAAATATCGTAGTGAATATTTCCAACCTTATACCAGTAACGGAACGCGTTTACGTTACGTTGATGAAGTAGGTGTATGGGAAGCGCGAGCGTCTTATAAAGTAAACGACCACGTGCGTGTTAAAGTCGAGGCTATTAACCTATTTAGTGCGCCAAAATCTCAAGATTATTATGTTCAAGGTAACTTAGGGGAAGTAAATGACTACGGCCCTCGCTTGTTTGCGGGCGTGAGCGTTAAATACTAA
- a CDS encoding DUF748 domain-containing protein has protein sequence MYFKNLVTTFSNQTKWVRISAYVITAYVIYALILGLITPLVLQSQLPGVLSDKLGRTVTIEKVRINPFLLRVRVSDFIVEEEQTNAPFVQVLLLEVDVGFWQTLLHLTPTIEHAYIDEPYTHLARISGGDKTTLNFSDIIEKLKQESSEQPPVDEDEITKIPHIRLGRFQLSGGHVLLSDKVTETEINYPELAFVLTDLDTLALISQPSKDKSAQLPENHYNFKLLTDEGGTLHFDGQFQLAPLEAKGSIELASVALSPLWPLSDDVIEARLTNGLLDFNLNYHLVQQIDGVRLQVNNGQLALSNLTITDSNSQPKVKIAGIHITGVKLDTNTQQVDIASVRIDEPWVDASVDKMGVDLVAILTPQSKLDPVTASAPNVKSAANSDAVSRTESQNAQTEQADPNAGTSVQDEADEPEWRVILQSFALNDGDIAINERVVSQGVHWRVFNINATTGVVDTHFESPIEYTLQLGVGGNASQRPTSASGEFVSSGKVSMKQQQVAGTVDVSQFALVQLQPYITPYLNANLQNGIAGVSGTFAAGSASPTVFTGQANISELAVVDGLKQEPLLKWQDMQLAGIQYDSSENAFSLQKIALKSPFAKLVIDKNRQTNISDIIVNTPSANAAPAQPSAAVNSPTMTEQTASPMMVRIDEISVLEGSAYFEDNSLRPRFASGIEALNGSITSLSSKADTSANVDLNGKIDGYAPVALSGAINPLLEDTYLDLSFSVSGAELTSVNPYSGTYMGHFIDKGLLSLDVGYKLENNQLKGQNHVVIDQLTLGRKTDSEQALSLPLGLAIALLQDSDGVIDLGMEVSGDLNNPSFGFGAIIFNALGNIITKAVTAPFSLLANLVGSDDELNEIAFSHGSAALNDAISEKLNTLAKALVKRPGLRVNIEGTVNEVQDAYEIAEQQLQQQLLELTGDAVLPADFSASAITLTGPYGNALVTLFSAATDKVVEEERQVVNAQLEQGQPEQKDGKSLVSQEQQNQALVIAMYNQVRNNIKVPRHALAILAESRAKAVKTFLVNNAKVDTNRLFLLNSRQHLQRDKSGVTLTLEAN, from the coding sequence ATGTATTTCAAAAATCTAGTAACAACTTTCAGCAATCAAACAAAGTGGGTGCGTATTTCCGCTTATGTCATCACTGCCTATGTCATTTATGCGCTAATTTTAGGTCTCATCACGCCCTTGGTTCTACAGTCTCAGTTGCCAGGTGTGTTGAGCGACAAGCTCGGGCGCACGGTCACTATTGAAAAAGTACGTATCAATCCATTTTTGCTTCGTGTTCGTGTATCTGACTTTATCGTTGAGGAAGAACAGACTAATGCACCATTTGTGCAGGTTTTGCTATTAGAGGTGGATGTTGGATTTTGGCAAACGTTGCTGCACTTAACCCCAACCATTGAACACGCATATATTGATGAGCCCTATACCCATTTAGCCCGCATATCTGGTGGTGATAAAACGACGCTTAATTTTTCTGACATTATCGAAAAGCTCAAGCAAGAATCGTCAGAGCAACCACCAGTGGATGAAGATGAGATAACAAAAATTCCGCATATTCGATTAGGGCGCTTTCAACTCTCTGGCGGACACGTACTGCTTTCAGATAAAGTTACCGAAACAGAAATTAATTATCCCGAGTTAGCATTTGTATTAACTGATTTGGATACCCTCGCTTTAATTTCTCAACCATCGAAAGATAAAAGTGCTCAGCTACCTGAGAATCATTACAATTTTAAGCTGCTTACTGATGAAGGTGGTACGCTCCACTTCGATGGGCAGTTTCAATTGGCGCCTCTTGAAGCAAAGGGCAGTATTGAGCTGGCAAGTGTTGCGCTATCACCTTTGTGGCCGCTATCAGATGACGTAATTGAAGCAAGGCTCACCAATGGCCTATTAGATTTCAATTTGAATTATCATCTAGTACAACAGATAGACGGCGTACGCTTACAAGTAAATAACGGACAACTAGCTCTATCGAACCTGACGATTACTGATAGCAATAGCCAGCCAAAGGTTAAGATTGCTGGCATACATATTACTGGCGTTAAACTTGATACAAACACTCAGCAAGTTGATATCGCTAGTGTTCGCATCGATGAGCCTTGGGTTGATGCGAGTGTTGATAAGATGGGCGTAGATTTAGTTGCCATATTAACGCCGCAGTCAAAACTTGATCCCGTTACCGCAAGTGCCCCTAATGTAAAATCAGCAGCAAACTCAGATGCTGTTTCTCGCACTGAGTCACAAAATGCACAAACCGAGCAAGCGGATCCAAATGCAGGCACTTCTGTCCAAGACGAAGCAGATGAACCGGAATGGCGAGTGATTTTACAGTCATTTGCTTTGAATGATGGCGATATAGCCATTAACGAACGTGTCGTTTCCCAAGGTGTGCATTGGCGAGTGTTTAATATCAATGCCACGACGGGTGTAGTCGATACACATTTTGAAAGCCCCATAGAATACACCCTGCAGCTCGGAGTTGGGGGGAATGCCTCGCAGCGGCCGACAAGTGCGTCAGGCGAGTTTGTGAGTAGTGGCAAGGTAAGTATGAAGCAACAACAAGTCGCTGGTACGGTTGATGTTAGTCAGTTCGCATTAGTACAACTTCAACCGTATATCACACCCTATTTAAACGCTAATCTGCAAAACGGTATCGCTGGTGTATCGGGTACATTTGCAGCGGGTTCGGCTAGTCCTACCGTGTTTACAGGTCAAGCCAATATTAGCGAGCTGGCTGTCGTGGATGGGCTGAAACAAGAACCGCTGCTTAAGTGGCAGGATATGCAGTTAGCTGGGATCCAATATGACAGCAGCGAAAATGCCTTTTCGCTGCAAAAAATAGCGCTTAAAAGTCCATTCGCCAAACTGGTCATTGATAAAAACAGACAAACAAACATTAGCGATATTATCGTTAACACGCCATCAGCCAATGCGGCTCCAGCGCAACCATCTGCTGCTGTGAATAGCCCCACAATGACTGAGCAAACAGCTTCGCCAATGATGGTCAGAATTGATGAAATTAGTGTGCTGGAGGGCAGTGCTTACTTTGAAGATAATTCTCTTAGACCGCGCTTTGCTTCGGGTATTGAGGCGTTAAACGGCAGTATCACTTCTTTGTCGTCAAAAGCAGATACTTCCGCTAACGTTGATTTGAACGGTAAAATTGATGGTTATGCGCCAGTGGCATTAAGCGGAGCGATTAACCCCCTTCTTGAAGACACGTATCTTGATTTAAGCTTCTCGGTAAGTGGCGCTGAGCTGACGTCAGTTAACCCATACTCAGGTACCTATATGGGGCATTTTATTGACAAAGGTTTATTGTCATTAGATGTAGGTTATAAGCTGGAGAACAATCAGTTAAAGGGTCAGAATCATGTGGTCATTGATCAGCTCACCTTAGGTAGAAAAACGGATTCAGAGCAAGCACTTAGTTTGCCACTAGGGCTTGCTATTGCGTTGTTGCAAGACTCTGATGGCGTAATTGACCTAGGTATGGAAGTGTCGGGGGATTTGAACAACCCAAGCTTCGGGTTTGGCGCGATTATTTTCAACGCGCTTGGCAACATAATAACCAAAGCCGTCACTGCGCCTTTCTCACTTTTGGCTAATCTAGTTGGCAGCGACGATGAGCTTAACGAAATTGCATTTTCTCATGGCTCAGCCGCTCTGAATGACGCCATATCTGAAAAACTTAACACATTGGCTAAAGCGCTGGTTAAACGACCTGGTCTTCGCGTAAACATTGAAGGCACAGTTAACGAAGTACAAGATGCATACGAGATTGCTGAACAACAGCTGCAACAGCAATTGCTTGAGTTGACTGGGGACGCTGTGCTGCCTGCTGATTTCTCTGCTAGTGCCATTACGTTAACTGGGCCATACGGAAACGCTTTAGTGACATTATTTAGCGCTGCGACCGACAAGGTTGTAGAAGAAGAGCGTCAGGTAGTCAATGCACAACTAGAACAGGGTCAACCAGAGCAGAAAGACGGTAAGAGCCTTGTCTCACAAGAACAACAGAACCAAGCCTTGGTCATTGCTATGTACAATCAAGTTAGAAATAATATTAAAGTGCCACGCCATGCGTTGGCAATATTGGCCGAAAGTAGGGCTAAAGCAGTTAAAACGTTTTTGGTGAATAACGCGAAAGTAGATACCAACCGATTATTTTTGCTAAACAGTCGTCAGCATTTGCAGCGTGATAAGAGTGGCGTAACACTCACACTGGAAGCAAACTAA
- a CDS encoding DUF2780 domain-containing protein: MKIFSVLLITTLTLSSHAFANETVDKLKGLLGKSSSSTSTQTVSSTESQALDVSSMVSMVSDNLGVSETQSQGGLASIFDYAKSNLSGGDYTELASSIPGLDSLLDYVPEVNSDSSSKSSAMSGLLNKASEYSSSLSSINALKQQFEALGLDTDMISSFVSQINAYLSGDKDTQALLQSGLGNLAALL, encoded by the coding sequence ATGAAAATATTCTCTGTTTTACTGATCACAACCTTAACCCTTTCATCGCACGCATTTGCTAATGAGACGGTCGATAAATTAAAAGGCTTACTGGGTAAGTCTAGTAGCTCAACGTCAACACAAACGGTTTCTTCTACTGAATCTCAAGCTTTAGACGTTTCAAGTATGGTGAGTATGGTGTCTGATAATTTAGGGGTGAGTGAAACTCAGTCTCAAGGCGGTTTAGCCTCAATTTTTGATTACGCTAAATCTAACCTTTCTGGCGGCGATTACACTGAGCTAGCAAGCAGTATTCCTGGTTTAGATAGCTTGCTTGACTACGTGCCTGAGGTGAATTCGGACTCGTCATCAAAGAGTTCTGCCATGTCAGGATTATTAAATAAGGCCTCAGAATATAGCTCTTCGTTAAGCAGTATTAATGCCCTAAAGCAGCAATTTGAAGCGCTGGGTTTAGATACTGATATGATTAGCAGCTTTGTATCGCAAATTAACGCTTATCTTAGCGGTGATAAAGACACTCAGGCGTTGCTTCAATCTGGGTTAGGTAATTTAGCTGCGTTGCTTTAA
- a CDS encoding VOC family protein has translation MIGYVTIGTADLAKSGAFYDALLGTIGAVRFMEEPNYFIAWSKGQGEPSLGVAVPFNKEPATAGNGTMVAIALENQQQVNAFYNKALELGGTSEGEVGFRPEEAESGFYAGYFRDLDGNKLNAFCIVG, from the coding sequence ATGATTGGATACGTAACGATAGGAACAGCAGACTTAGCTAAATCAGGGGCATTTTACGATGCCTTATTAGGCACTATAGGTGCAGTACGATTTATGGAGGAGCCTAATTATTTTATTGCTTGGTCAAAAGGGCAAGGTGAACCTTCGCTTGGTGTTGCAGTGCCTTTTAATAAAGAGCCTGCAACGGCAGGTAATGGCACCATGGTCGCCATTGCGCTAGAAAACCAACAACAGGTTAATGCCTTCTATAACAAAGCACTTGAATTAGGCGGAACATCTGAAGGGGAAGTTGGTTTTCGGCCTGAAGAAGCAGAATCAGGTTTTTACGCAGGTTATTTTAGAGATTTAGATGGTAATAAACTGAATGCATTTTGTATAGTAGGTTAG
- a CDS encoding YafY family protein, protein MRKADRLNDIVHHLRRMHQAVTAHTLAESFEVSLRTIYRDIQDLVNSGVPILGEAGVGYVIDKKYHLPPIMFDADELEAIALGIGMVSNWTDEKFAEKAQSAYRKIQATLPAQLINELHQISTFSAPSHYKIPWEVNFTEVRECIRRKHVVSFTYLDLNDRQTQRIIRPLALISFSPIWLLAGWCELRGAFRNFRLDRITEFSQLNTRYKDEKDKSLSTYLKLVKKDQDIANNHIKNVYAE, encoded by the coding sequence ATGCGCAAAGCTGACAGACTAAACGATATTGTTCATCACCTAAGAAGAATGCATCAAGCTGTTACAGCGCATACACTGGCTGAGAGTTTTGAAGTTAGCTTAAGAACTATTTATCGCGATATCCAAGATCTAGTTAATTCAGGTGTACCGATTCTAGGTGAGGCTGGAGTGGGTTACGTAATCGATAAAAAATACCATCTACCACCTATTATGTTTGATGCAGATGAATTGGAAGCAATCGCCTTGGGAATTGGTATGGTGAGTAATTGGACTGATGAAAAGTTCGCCGAAAAAGCACAAAGTGCTTATCGAAAAATTCAAGCCACATTACCCGCTCAGTTAATTAACGAGCTTCACCAAATCAGCACATTTTCAGCCCCCAGCCATTACAAAATACCTTGGGAAGTCAACTTCACCGAAGTGAGAGAATGCATTAGGCGCAAACATGTTGTCAGCTTTACCTATTTGGACCTTAATGACCGACAAACTCAACGAATCATTCGACCTCTCGCATTAATATCATTTAGTCCGATATGGTTACTGGCCGGCTGGTGTGAACTACGCGGTGCATTTAGAAATTTCCGTCTTGATCGGATCACAGAATTCAGCCAACTCAATACCCGCTACAAAGATGAAAAAGACAAGAGCCTATCGACGTATCTCAAACTCGTTAAAAAAGATCAAGACATCGCTAATAACCACATTAAAAACGTTTATGCTGAGTAA
- a CDS encoding histone deacetylase family protein — translation MSFVFISHPSCGLHDAGEDHPESSDRLHAINDQLIASRLDFVIDKQQAIQATKAQLYLAHDKAYVDHVFASAPKEGVIEFAPDTQMTPRSLDAALYAAGANVMAVDLVMQGRAEQAFCAVRPPGHHAEYAKSMGFCFFNNIAVAAAYAMAQYGLERIAIIDFDVHHGNGTENIFFNDERVLFCSSFESPFFPYNMGPGNEHILNLPLSAGTYGDEFMKAISEQWLPKIDAFAPQLILISAGFDSHYEDDMGHLNLVETDYYWLTSELKKLAVKHCKGRMVSTLEGGYVLSALGRSVIAHIKGMME, via the coding sequence ATGAGTTTTGTATTTATTAGTCACCCTAGTTGTGGTTTGCATGACGCAGGTGAAGATCACCCCGAAAGCTCCGACCGATTGCATGCTATTAATGATCAACTGATTGCCTCAAGGCTTGATTTTGTTATTGATAAACAACAAGCAATTCAAGCCACCAAAGCGCAATTATATTTAGCCCATGACAAAGCATACGTGGATCACGTATTTGCCAGTGCGCCAAAAGAAGGGGTAATCGAATTTGCACCCGATACGCAAATGACGCCTCGCAGTTTAGACGCTGCGTTATATGCCGCGGGCGCAAACGTGATGGCGGTCGATCTAGTCATGCAAGGTAGAGCCGAACAAGCGTTTTGTGCCGTGCGCCCACCAGGGCACCATGCCGAATATGCTAAATCCATGGGCTTTTGTTTTTTTAATAATATTGCCGTCGCAGCCGCTTACGCTATGGCGCAATATGGCCTGGAACGCATAGCTATAATAGATTTTGATGTACATCATGGTAACGGTACTGAAAACATTTTTTTTAACGATGAACGCGTATTGTTTTGCTCGTCATTTGAGTCGCCTTTTTTCCCTTATAATATGGGGCCGGGTAACGAGCATATATTAAATCTACCTTTGTCTGCTGGTACGTATGGCGATGAATTTATGAAAGCAATTAGCGAGCAATGGCTACCTAAAATAGATGCTTTTGCTCCGCAATTAATTCTTATTTCTGCTGGCTTTGATAGTCACTATGAAGATGATATGGGGCATTTGAATTTAGTCGAAACGGACTACTACTGGCTGACCTCAGAGCTTAAAAAGTTGGCGGTTAAACATTGCAAGGGCAGGATGGTTTCCACCTTGGAAGGTGGTTATGTATTAAGTGCATTGGGGCGCAGTGTTATTGCACATATTAAAGGGATGATGGAGTGA
- a CDS encoding bifunctional acetyl-CoA hydrolase/transferase family protein/GNAT family N-acetyltransferase, producing MEVALPNRPDWKELLKSGNRIFIGSNAAVPNALIDDLIANSGDLHDIELVHINTLSESRWVESQFSDLFKVNALFIGGKKIRQAVAEGRVDYTPCFLSEVPSLFEQDILPLDAALIMVSLPDKYGYCSLGVAVDVNLAAVKKAKYVIAQINPMMPRTSGQTFIRIDDFAACIEVEQALPELPLFEPDKITERIGQYVAMLVDDGATLQLGVGKIPNAVLYYLQNHKDLGVHSELITDGIIDLIAKGVINNRKKTFHPGKTVASFCLGSKKLYDFVDNNPHVEFYPSDYLNSPANIARNHKMVAINSALEVDLTGQVVADSIGHQFYSGIGGQVDFIRGAAMSVGGKPIIAMPSTAKDGSISRIVPFITEGSGVVTSRGHVHYVVTEFGVASLKGRSIRERALELIRVAHPKFREQLLAKVREHYWVPNYQKNYPRDVPELGPLGFKTLKVDNQAFDLRPLNPADERRLQEFFYSHTKETLFYRYNHYPTQMTREKSCNLVSVDQSHDLALCIVRQHGSVAEIQAVGRYYLNADKQSCEAAFVTRESFHGKGMAKQLLAEMILIAKQRGLTKMLAMVRADNRNMLRVFESANFVRQPADEPGEVNLILSLDKQQ from the coding sequence ATGGAAGTTGCCTTACCCAATCGCCCTGACTGGAAAGAATTACTTAAGTCAGGCAATCGCATTTTTATTGGCTCTAATGCTGCCGTTCCCAATGCACTTATTGATGATTTGATTGCCAATAGCGGTGATCTGCATGACATTGAATTGGTGCATATCAATACCTTGTCAGAAAGTCGTTGGGTAGAGTCGCAATTCAGTGATTTATTTAAAGTTAACGCCTTGTTTATTGGCGGTAAAAAAATCCGCCAAGCTGTGGCGGAAGGTCGAGTAGACTATACCCCGTGTTTTTTATCAGAAGTGCCATCGCTGTTCGAACAAGACATCTTGCCGTTAGATGCGGCTTTGATTATGGTCAGCTTGCCAGATAAATACGGTTATTGTTCATTGGGTGTGGCGGTAGATGTGAATTTGGCTGCCGTTAAAAAAGCCAAATATGTGATTGCGCAAATAAACCCTATGATGCCCCGCACCAGTGGTCAGACATTTATCCGCATTGACGATTTTGCAGCATGCATTGAAGTTGAACAAGCCTTACCTGAACTACCGCTTTTCGAACCGGATAAAATCACTGAACGCATAGGGCAATATGTCGCCATGCTGGTGGATGATGGTGCAACGCTGCAACTTGGCGTGGGTAAAATCCCCAATGCCGTGTTGTATTACTTGCAGAACCACAAAGACTTAGGTGTGCATAGTGAGTTGATTACGGACGGTATTATCGATTTGATCGCCAAAGGGGTGATCAATAACCGTAAAAAGACCTTTCATCCGGGTAAAACGGTGGCCAGTTTTTGTTTAGGCAGTAAAAAGCTGTATGACTTTGTGGATAATAATCCTCATGTTGAGTTTTATCCCAGCGATTACCTTAACTCACCGGCGAATATTGCGCGAAACCATAAAATGGTCGCCATTAACAGCGCGCTTGAAGTCGACTTAACGGGGCAAGTGGTTGCGGATTCAATTGGTCATCAGTTCTACAGCGGTATAGGCGGGCAAGTCGATTTTATCCGTGGTGCTGCCATGTCAGTGGGCGGCAAGCCCATTATCGCCATGCCCTCAACCGCTAAAGACGGCTCAATTTCGCGTATTGTGCCTTTTATCACCGAAGGCAGTGGAGTGGTAACATCTCGTGGGCACGTACACTATGTGGTTACCGAATTTGGTGTGGCTTCACTTAAGGGGCGCAGTATTCGTGAGCGTGCTTTAGAATTAATTCGGGTGGCTCATCCTAAGTTTCGTGAACAGTTGCTTGCTAAAGTACGTGAGCATTACTGGGTACCAAATTATCAAAAAAACTATCCTCGGGACGTTCCTGAACTAGGACCTCTGGGGTTTAAAACACTTAAAGTTGATAATCAAGCGTTTGACTTACGACCCTTGAACCCTGCCGATGAACGTCGTTTGCAAGAGTTCTTTTATTCGCATACTAAAGAAACCCTTTTTTACCGTTATAACCATTATCCCACACAGATGACCCGGGAAAAATCATGTAACTTGGTCAGTGTTGATCAGAGTCACGACTTAGCGTTGTGCATTGTTAGGCAACACGGTTCAGTAGCCGAAATTCAGGCTGTAGGGCGCTATTATTTAAACGCAGATAAGCAAAGCTGTGAAGCTGCTTTTGTGACCCGGGAGTCATTCCATGGCAAAGGCATGGCCAAACAACTACTGGCTGAAATGATACTTATCGCCAAACAACGTGGTTTAACAAAAATGCTCGCCATGGTCAGAGCAGATAACCGCAATATGCTAAGAGTATTCGAAAGTGCTAATTTTGTGCGCCAACCAGCAGATGAGCCCGGTGAAGTAAATTTAATTTTGAGTCTGGATAAACAACAATGA